A stretch of DNA from Terriglobia bacterium:
AGCGGCGCGTTCTGTCCGGTGGAGCATGCACGCGGAGCCATCATGTGGTGTCACGGCAATGGCGGGAACTTATCGTACGGATTCGACGCCGCCGGTCAGTTTCGCAAACTTGGCGTTTCGGTCTTTCTCTTTGATTACCGTGGATACGGCAAAAGCGAAGGCTCGCCGAACGGTAACGGAGTGATGCTCGATGCGGAGGCCGCGTATCAGTACGTGACGCAGAATCTCAACGTGCCGCCGTCCCATCTCGTCATTCTCGGCGAATCGTTGGGCGGGGCGCCGGCAATCCGGCTGGCATCCCGCCATCAGTGCGCCGCATTGATCACACAATCGACATTTACATCCATCCGGGACATGGCGGCGGTCCAGTTTCCATATTTCCCGTGGCTTCGCTTCCTGGTTCGAACGAATTTTCCGAACGCCGAGGATATCGCCCGCGTACGCGCGCCCAAATTGCTGATTCATAGCCGGACGGACGAAGTCGTGCCGTTCTGGATGGGCGAGAAACTCTTTGCTGCCGCGAACCAGCCGAAGGAGATGTGGGTGATCGATCGGGCGGCACACAACGAGACGTTCGGCCTGCCGGGTTACCTGGATCACCTCCGGACGTTTCTAGACAGGGTCCTTTGAGGGCCCACTCGGTTGGAGCATTTGCGGGTTCGGTTTCGTTAGCGGCCGAACTCATGGGCGGCGTCCGTTAAGGCGGGGAATGTCCATCTGGGCGATATTCACCAATATGTTAGACGCCGGTTAACATACTGGTGAATGTGACCGCGAGAATACTCCGCTGCCGTTGCGCTCTGGGCGCCGGCGTTTTTCACATCGCTGCTGCCGCGTTTGAAGACCCAGTAAACTGCCCTCGCCAGTCGAGCACCTTCAACGTCCGACGGTTCTGATAAAATGCGGCTCGATATAGTTCCGGCCTCGTCGGAGAAAGGTTTGGGCATTACGGAGAAAGCTCGGCAGATTGCGCTGCAGTCCGCGGCGGCCACGCCATCTGGTCTGGATCAACTGTGAAAGTTCTGGTCACTGGAGCCTTTGGATGTATCGGCTCCGGACTCGTCGGGGAGTTGCAGCGCCGGGGTCACCGCATTCGCACATTCGACCTTCCCACCATCTGGAACCGAAAGGCCGCACGGCGTTGGCGTTTTGCGGAGTTGGTCTGGGGGGACATCCGGGACTCCGGGGCGTTACAGGCGGCAGTGCAAGATCAGGATGCCATCATCCACCTTGCAGGCGTTTTGCCGCCGGACAGCGACTCCGATCCGGTGCTGGCGAAAGAGGTTAATGTTGCCGGCACCGCCAATGTGCTGAGCGCCGCCAAGGCTGCCGCCGGCCGGCCGCGAATCATCTATACGTCAAGCTTTCATATCTACGGGCCGACGGCGCATCTTCCTCCGCCGCGCCGGGTCGACGATCCTGTGATGGCGGTGGATGCCTACACCGCCCACAAGCTCGAGTGCGAGGACATGCTGAAGCGGTCGGGTCTCGATTGGACGATCATCCGGCTCGCCTATGTACCGCACATCGCGTGGCGGCGCCCGCCGGCTTTGCTGTTCGAAGTTCCGCTCGACACCAGGGTCGAAACACTGCACGTCCGCGATGCCGCCGCCGCTCTGGCCAATGCTCTCGATTGCGATGATGCGCTTGGGCGTATCCTCCTAGTCG
This window harbors:
- a CDS encoding alpha/beta hydrolase encodes the protein MARNERNSLFKSPSWPARIGRMLLMFCVLGTATAMIFENQLIYHPSREGFYGGDHGFPVQYVTFTADDGVRLSGAFCPVEHARGAIMWCHGNGGNLSYGFDAAGQFRKLGVSVFLFDYRGYGKSEGSPNGNGVMLDAEAAYQYVTQNLNVPPSHLVILGESLGGAPAIRLASRHQCAALITQSTFTSIRDMAAVQFPYFPWLRFLVRTNFPNAEDIARVRAPKLLIHSRTDEVVPFWMGEKLFAAANQPKEMWVIDRAAHNETFGLPGYLDHLRTFLDRVL
- a CDS encoding NAD(P)-dependent oxidoreductase; protein product: MKVLVTGAFGCIGSGLVGELQRRGHRIRTFDLPTIWNRKAARRWRFAELVWGDIRDSGALQAAVQDQDAIIHLAGVLPPDSDSDPVLAKEVNVAGTANVLSAAKAAAGRPRIIYTSSFHIYGPTAHLPPPRRVDDPVMAVDAYTAHKLECEDMLKRSGLDWTIIRLAYVPHIAWRRPPALLFEVPLDTRVETLHVRDAAAALANALDCDDALGRILLVGGGPRCQVLYRDYIFKALWVMGIDPLPEAAFGKRPYPMDWLDTVESERLLRYQRHSFHDIILDTQRQIGVRRGLARLLHPLPRYAILRLSPYWPPRLTASL